From the genome of Candidatus Neomarinimicrobiota bacterium, one region includes:
- a CDS encoding TetR/AcrR family transcriptional regulator — MENYTERQNQIIQESIQLIADKGIQGLTIKNISKAIGISEPAIYRHFENKNDIILAIISTMKESTNKELSQIDDNNATIEKIKKMIQGHTNRFINNPSLTAIIFSEEIFNNNSILAKPIRMMMRMN; from the coding sequence ATGGAAAATTACACCGAGAGACAAAACCAAATAATTCAGGAATCAATCCAATTGATTGCCGATAAAGGCATTCAAGGATTAACAATCAAGAATATATCCAAAGCGATCGGGATTTCTGAGCCGGCGATTTATCGCCATTTTGAAAATAAGAATGATATAATTCTTGCGATTATATCAACCATGAAAGAGTCAACAAATAAAGAACTATCCCAGATTGATGACAATAATGCAACCATCGAAAAAATTAAAAAAATGATTCAGGGGCATACCAATAGATTTATAAATAACCCATCATTAACGGCCATTATTTTTTCAGAAGAAATATTTAATAATAATAGTATTCTGGCCAAACCCATTCGCATGATGATGCGAATGAAT